TTTGCCAACTTCAATTCACCACTCAGAGCTGCGTCATACCTACATTAAACAAAAGGCCACTCGCCATATAAGGAAACGAGAGGGCAGAGACATGTGGACTTGAATCAAAGTGCGTTTACCCTTGGCTAGGTTAATCTCAGTGTGGCTAACCATGCAGAACTCTGTAATGccaaacattttttcagatgaacatacatatttttgtaaataaatgcttCATTCGgctatttgttttggtttaaaacaGTGGTGTCTTGCCCTTTTTTGTTGCCAGCTACGTAGCCTTTAGTTTACTAATTAACAAGCCAGCAGAGTAAAATAATATAGTTGTGACAGCAGTCTTGTAGAACAGATGGATTAGTTTGCTATGTTAAACCCATTCTGAATATAGCAAATACAAATGTTTGTTTCTGAAAAATTAAGCATTTTATAGCATTATACTGATTTGGCTTATAAACAgctaaacagcattttttttcttgtgtttgaAACAGGAAATGTGCAGATTTCTGGGAAGGTTTTGCTGCTGAGGTTCACACTTAATTTACGTGAACTACTAAAGTAATAGAACAGCCCTTATGATGGTGTCTGGGATTCCCCCGAGGGAGAAAGTTACGGCAAACTTGATGAGGGCTTGTTAAAAATGGTACTGAAAGGTGCACCGTCATTCACAGTACAGTCCTACAGCATATACGACCTGAAACATTTAGACACATACGTGCACATAAACGCAGGCCTACTAGGCTACCTCTCATAATGTCAACACTCATGAAAGGGGAACAATAACGTATATTAAGTCAAAGTTATGGTTACTGTGAAACGATTAAACCCCAAAGGCTGAAAGTATCTGTGATTCAGTAAGTTTTTATAGAGCCATAAAACACTGATAACAGGTTTTAACTGCTGGATGTATTTCTTTGAGTGTATTTATGTCACCCAATATCATTAGAACTAGTGGTAAAAGTGACAGGCCTTCTGTAAAAAGATTACCTCTAGGCCTACAGATTCCATATCTACATCAGCATAGACCACTGGCAGACTGCCTGTTTCAACATGTTGTAACCTATTTTTGTCTCCTTTGTTGTAGATGATCTCATGGGTATTTCCCAAGGCCAGATTTCTGGTTTAGTCAGATGATTTAAGCCCAAAGACAAGCGTGTCAAATAGTAGTAGATGTCAGTGATATTTTTATTGAACAGTCCTCACTTTTGGCTTACAGGGCtcataaaatggaaaaataatttCCACGAGTCCATATATGAAAGTGAAGCATCAAAACAATGgtcagttaaatatatcaatttaaaaaaacatgtgaaACGTGATTAATTACAACTAGTTTTGGTTCATCTGCCCTGCAATGTCATCAATGGACCTGAAGgaaaaagaataaatacaagaaaacatGAGTATATATGCCTTTTGAGTCATATATTTGGACTGAGACTTTTGTACAAATTGTCAAATCATAATTTTCTACTTCAACTCATTAACAATTAGTCACTTATTctttttgtgcatgtgtttcATTATTATGTTCATGACAGCATCTGTACTGATATATGATTGATCGCACCTCTGATTTGGGAGCTTTAGCTTTTATTGTAAGGAGCTTAAGTTTTTTGCTTTGTAagattgtgaaaatggaaaaattgtccaaaaggagttttgccagtttattggatGAAACCACTGGACAAAACACttttatgataatgaaggaaatatgaaaaatagaaagacagaaaaaaaacagaaaaatcatgctaaatatgaaaaatttatcaaaagtgaataaaaaaatgaaaaaaaaaaaaaaggcttgagAGCCTTTAGGGCACCCATCATCCCAGTAAACCTGAGTGTGGTTCGCTCTTTCTCCCGTCTCCCAAGACAATGAGTTCCCGCTTATCTCTCCAAGTCCCAACTCTCTGTGCTCCTGCTCGAACTAACCCCTAAGGTTTTACCAAAAGAATTTATAACAACCCTGCGTATCTGAAGTGACCTCCTTCACCCAATCAGCATTAGCATTGTAATCAATGGAggtgaaaggtgtgtgtgtgtgtgtgtgtgtgtgtgtgtgtgtgtgtgtgtgtgtgtgtgtgtgtgatgtgcagaCTTGTTGGATGTGCAGACTTAATGGAGCCTAAAGTTGTATGTGACATCTCCCCGTTCCTTTGATAGAAACAGCCTTGTAAAGTATAGTAAACCATAGTAAACCATAGTAAAGACAGCTTCCAAGCACAGAAACCTCTAATCTAACTAATAACCCCCACCAGACAGACCCTCATCAACAATAAGCATCAAAATGTCGTCAATTGGAGTGATAGTTGCCCCTCTAATGTATGCATGGGTAGGTTTTCATGTaggtatgtgtatgtgcatgtgtgtgggtgtgtggatgtgtgtgtgtgtatatgaatgtgcttgtgtgtgtgtgtgtgtgtgtgtgtgtgtgtaagctcTAGGCACAAAAGATCATCTTCCCACTGGCACATTTTAAACTAATTTCTGTAATGATTATATTTCTAATTTTTTAATaccattgaaaaaaatatagtaTGGTGGTCAAGATCCCCAGATCGCTTGCACTTTCATTTTAGACTAAGAGCTGCTTCAAAAAGAGGAGAATGTAGTTCCTAACAGACCTTCAGTTCTTGTACTGACATGCTTGATGTACTTTTAGAAGGTGCAGTTCTGCAGTACCGCTATTCAGTAAAAGTAGTTGTTTGACCAGATGCTTCTGTACTTCCCCTCAAGttgttaaacaaacacacacaagttaaaacaaaaacacacacacgcccgCGCAAACGCACAGGAGGAAAGCCGGTTAAACACGTGTCTCTCCATAAAGCTGCTCATAGAAATTCAAAAATCTATTACTTTTCTTATTACGTTTCCACAAGATGTACGGACTGGAGCAGTGATTTAAATCCCACTAAAAAGAGGGACAGGATTCGCTAAGAATTTGAAAACTTCTGTTTAAGAAAAAAGAATTTAGCATATagaatgaaaaaataacaatatgCTCATGAGGCTTGTTAGTAGTAACAGATGAGATGTCTGAGATTGAAGGAAGAAGCTTTGACAGGGTTAAAAGTGTGAGCGCATGATTTGGACCAGAGGTCATTCGTTCTCTCACTGAAAGGAGAGGCGAGTCAACGCCAGGTTACATTCTAGGCCTACGTGCTTGAGAGCGGTGACGTCACCTCATTCCCAGTGTTTACGGGTTGCTAGTAAACTCACTCGGAGCTCCTCCTCCCTCCGGTGTCGCGTCACGAGCTTCCGAAAGAGCGGCCCGTTAAAAGAGCTCGCGCTGACGGAAGGCTCTACAACTGCTAACGTACCTGCTGCACCGCACTGCTATTTTCAAAAGCCGATAACAAAAGGACACCATGCTGGCCGAATTGGAGCTGGAGTGCGGGATTTGTTACCGCCCCTATAACTCTGGTCGCCGCTGCCCGCGGCTGCTCGGCTGTCAGCACCGCTTCTGCCAGTCCTGCCTGCTGCGCCAGGGCTCCGCCAGGCGACTCCCGGGAGAAAGCGACTCCCATGCCCGCATCGTGTGTGCCCTCTGCCGCCACCACACCGTCCTCACGGAGGCGGGGCTGAAGAACGACCTGCCGGTGGACGAGGAGCTGTTACAGCGCCTGATAGCTGAGGGTGCCTTGGAGGGCAGCGCGAGTGACGATGAGGACGATGAAGAGCCAGAATCGGAGACAACCAGCCAAAAGAAACAGGAGAGTTTACCCAGGACTAGGAGAGGGCGAGTGTGGAGGGCCATGAAGAAACTTTGCAACAAAGTCAGAGGACAAGATCGACGAAGTAAGTACTTTCATCTCTCAACAGCACAAAGACTTAACTCTAAAATGAGCCTGTGAGCAGAGGCGGACTGGGCTAGTCTAAACATCACAGTAAAGCTAGTGCTCCCTGTAACAGTGACATAGCTGCCAATAAACGGCTTGAGTAAAAGAAGAACTGTCGAGTTAAAAATAATCCGCATCAACGCCAGTTTTGTTAGATTCCATGCTTTCATTTTGTGACTCTTTTCTCTGAAATAAGAGGTAACAGCAAAGCCATTTGGGTagcaaatcaacagaacataCTGAGATTAAACCCCAAAAAAGGGATTGGGAactactattattaatattatgttAACATTCTCAGACGTACAGTTATCAAATTTTCATTCATTACTGAGTAAACGCAGAATAAACTACCTACCTCTGCCTAATCTACTGTTAAAATTGATAACATGataaaagatttttatttaaacaattgttcttttttctttttcaggctGTATTACTGATGCTGAAATGAGGGATCTGGCACTGATGTCTTGCTACATGATTTAAGCGACCAGAAAGACCCTGAAATATGCCTTTTGAATAGACTGCCTTTATGGATTCACTTCAAACTGGACATGTAGCCAGACGGACTGGTCAGGGGCTTCTCAAGCACTGATCGCTCCTTTCAAAGGCACTTAAAAGCCAATCTTGTATGGTAATACACTGTGGAAAGGAGATGGCTATGACCGGACTTGTATAAAGGAACATGATTGTAGGTCTATTGACCGACCAGACTGAGCAACACTGAGCTGCAGGAATTTGAGAGGGGATTTCGTATAGGCCAGTATTTTCCAGGTTTTCAACATGGATAACGTGTAAGAATTGTAGCACTGTGATGGAACATAAGCTTTAAACTCTTGAACCGAGCCATTCTAACTAATGTTAAATCGCCTAATTTGGTAGACTTAGTATTAGTATACTACGTGgtattgtaaaaatgttttggtgCTCTTAATTTATTACAGtgcttattgtatttattgatttattaatctgaactttgtactatttttaataaaaactttgGAATATTATATGTTGTAATGGATTGACTTGAATGGATTATTATAAAAAGGAATTTGTTTGGGTTTGTAAACAACTTATTTTTGTGTTCCTTTACAAAAATGACCTATAGCAATACTTCAAGTAagtgttctatagtgctgtACTGTAATCTATATGTTCATCTCCATATAATATTTCTGTAGGACTGTCTTTTGACAGTCATTTGTAATTGTGTCACATTCTACAGTAATTATCCCAATTAACTATGCAATCCTGTATTCCTATAGATCTTTTTCATAGGAGTTATTATCTAATTGCATTAAGCATGAGTGATTCTAAAGGTGCATTTGACTCCATATCAGTATAAACGTACCTGGAGATTGAGGTTAACTAAAGTTGCTTCATCAATAATCCATTAATTCCTCTATGAAGGAAACAGTGAGTATGTGTGGAAGTGTAGGTTAACTTTGGGTTACAGCTCTGCCTCATCAGCACACATTCACAGTGGGGAGAAAACTGCTTCTACATTTCTTCTGTAAACCTGCGTCAGAAAAGAACAAACTGTGAACTTTGTAAAGAAGGCAAAATTACAGTATTAATGATGCTGACAAGAGCATTACTGATCACTTCTTTCAAATGTAGTTCTCCAATCCTGCCCCGATCCACAGCAGTGTATAGTAATagattacatttactcagttacatgcACTCAAGTGATATAATGCTAAAGTAGTACTCTTTATTTTCACACCCACAACAACATTTTAGACATTTACTTCaattttttgtacatttaattTCATAATAGCATTTCATCATAGTCACACCACTGACGTCTGgggtttttcattttaattttagacCTAAAGGATTCAAAATGAGAAGTAGCAAATTACGTCAGAGACAGGTTGAACAGAGTTCACTCCACTAAACTAAACTGCACtcaaaaaacatgaaactgtTCAACACTGTTGAAATTTTCTCTCATTTACATCACTCAACACATAAGACACATGATCATGTGTATTATAATGAATGTCAAGTTGATGAAATGAAATACAGCAACCTGTCAGCCTTACTTGATAAGTGTTTGGTCAGTCCAATCTAGATGATTAAAACTCTCATCTTTCCCATTGCCTCATT
This window of the Pygocentrus nattereri isolate fPygNat1 chromosome 2, fPygNat1.pri, whole genome shotgun sequence genome carries:
- the si:ch73-335l21.4 gene encoding E3 ubiquitin-protein ligase-like — encoded protein: MLAELELECGICYRPYNSGRRCPRLLGCQHRFCQSCLLRQGSARRLPGESDSHARIVCALCRHHTVLTEAGLKNDLPVDEELLQRLIAEGALEGSASDDEDDEEPESETTSQKKQESLPRTRRGRVWRAMKKLCNKVRGQDRRSCITDAEMRDLALMSCYMI